In Hyalangium minutum, the following proteins share a genomic window:
- a CDS encoding adenylate/guanylate cyclase domain-containing protein, whose protein sequence is MSVALENRIEVLRAHRHFRPGTVDRFARFITTAPEEALFRTSPLHFAADAGVPENEAIDLFLRATHAGILEFTWGLLCPWCGAFLTTPAALRSLSRERDCQMCRVSVRTEDDTMEVAFSVAPAVRRIRFHQPDSLDLQRDLLALMFSQSRTVPENIRQLLGESVLESISLPPGGVHRFTQRLEAGRIYFLAAPIHHVYCKLEVSADEGVSSVDAELMDGRMLPGLVKVRAGEVSLTIHNRTPDAARVALVKFWFTSSQLSCDIPSMTRGSTMRRYFSGKRLVTHQTFRELFRAESIPSEGGLEFKSMTVLFTDLKGSTELYERIGDMRAYGLVREHFGVLRDLIAEQGGSMVKTIGDAVMASFAEPTPALEAATAMTREVRRVSREGAQLQLKVGLHTGPCIAVELNERLDYFGQTVNVAARVQGVAGADEIAITEPVYAAPGAQDIIRAAELNATRERALLKGVEGETTVYRLR, encoded by the coding sequence ATGTCCGTTGCGCTCGAAAACCGCATCGAAGTGCTGCGTGCCCACCGTCACTTCCGCCCCGGAACCGTGGACCGCTTCGCGCGCTTCATCACCACCGCTCCCGAGGAGGCGCTGTTCCGCACCAGCCCGCTCCACTTCGCTGCGGACGCGGGCGTGCCGGAGAACGAGGCCATCGACCTGTTTCTCCGCGCCACTCACGCCGGCATCCTGGAGTTCACCTGGGGCCTGCTGTGCCCATGGTGCGGCGCCTTCCTGACGACGCCTGCGGCGCTGCGCTCGCTGAGCCGGGAGCGTGACTGTCAGATGTGCCGGGTCAGCGTCCGCACCGAGGACGACACCATGGAGGTCGCCTTCAGCGTGGCGCCCGCCGTGCGCCGCATCCGCTTCCACCAGCCCGACTCCCTGGATCTCCAGAGGGACCTGCTGGCGCTGATGTTCTCCCAGAGCCGCACCGTGCCGGAGAACATCCGGCAGCTCCTGGGCGAGAGCGTCCTCGAGTCCATCTCGCTGCCCCCGGGAGGCGTCCACCGCTTCACCCAACGGCTGGAGGCGGGCCGTATCTACTTCCTGGCCGCTCCGATCCACCACGTGTACTGCAAGCTGGAGGTCTCCGCGGATGAGGGCGTGAGCTCCGTGGACGCGGAGCTGATGGATGGCCGGATGCTGCCGGGCCTGGTCAAGGTCCGGGCCGGAGAGGTCTCCCTGACGATCCACAACCGGACGCCGGACGCCGCGCGGGTGGCGCTGGTGAAGTTCTGGTTCACCTCGTCCCAGCTGTCCTGTGACATCCCGTCGATGACCCGGGGATCCACGATGCGGCGCTACTTCAGCGGCAAGCGGCTGGTGACGCACCAGACGTTCCGCGAGCTGTTCCGCGCCGAGAGCATCCCCTCCGAGGGTGGCCTGGAGTTCAAGTCGATGACGGTGCTCTTCACGGACCTGAAGGGCTCCACGGAGCTGTACGAGCGCATCGGCGACATGCGCGCCTACGGGCTGGTGCGCGAGCACTTCGGGGTCCTGAGAGACCTGATCGCCGAGCAGGGCGGCTCCATGGTGAAGACGATTGGAGACGCGGTGATGGCCAGCTTCGCGGAGCCCACGCCCGCGCTGGAGGCGGCCACGGCCATGACGCGCGAGGTGCGGCGGGTGAGCCGCGAGGGCGCTCAGTTGCAGCTCAAAGTGGGGCTGCACACGGGGCCCTGTATCGCGGTGGAGCTCAATGAGCGGCTGGACTACTTCGGCCAGACGGTGAACGTGGCCGCGCGCGTGCAGGGCGTGGCGGGCGCGGACGAGATCGCCATCACCGAGCCTGTGTACGCCGCCCCGGGCGCCCAGGACATCATCCGCGCCGCGGAGCTGAACGCTACGCGCGAGCGCGCCCTCCTCAAGGGCGTGGAGGGCGAGACCACCGTCTACCGTCTGCGGTGA